One halophilic archaeon DL31 genomic region harbors:
- a CDS encoding ABC-type transporter, periplasmic subunit (PFAM: Bacterial extracellular solute-binding protein, family 5~KEGG: oih:OB2451 dipeptide ABC transporter dipeptide-binding protein): protein MTAGLGANVLLAGCTGSQEETTTTESSGSDETEAEDTTTEGSDSSDDSGGGQQTFYVALPAEQPTLDPRNMDLTTSLSWKHLFYNALVKMRYVEEDDAFEFVPDLAQDYEWQDGDSGDAVLTFNLRDDVSFHNGDDLTAELVKTETEFWMNPDNNSAQSDILSPITQVSVDNETTVNFHFKDRYAPAPIYFSRYYTLANPYVREERGPGNFAVNPKGAGTGPYELAEYNQGSNIQLQRYDDYHEDDLPHFESAELKILPEQSTRTSQLKSGDVHLDNFVSVQDWQSFEGSQNVVQKRRPSVLYSYTALNHNVEPLGDKRVRKALRRAINTENFISAVYEGQAQTISLPHLPGSWWHWPDLDQQNRYDQQSAQQLLEDAGYGDGFEFEMFVPTQSPYETMGQVLKAMWSEVGITANLESIEYSAMYGRIVEKDYVSHIGEFKNNPDPDYYFYSNGVPGGKWKAMTNTWENQEYTDAVKEARTVTDQEERKALYDTAAEIWADEMPNLLYTVADNLAVHRSELQDYWISNDTLSRESLRQVSWQS from the coding sequence ATGACTGCTGGCTTAGGTGCTAACGTCCTCCTGGCGGGGTGTACCGGGAGCCAGGAAGAAACGACGACGACTGAGAGCAGCGGTAGCGACGAAACCGAAGCGGAGGATACGACCACCGAAGGGTCCGATAGCTCCGACGACTCCGGAGGCGGCCAACAGACGTTCTATGTGGCGCTACCGGCAGAGCAGCCCACGCTCGACCCCCGGAACATGGACTTGACGACGTCGCTCAGCTGGAAGCACCTCTTCTACAACGCGCTCGTGAAGATGCGCTACGTGGAGGAGGACGACGCCTTCGAGTTCGTCCCGGACCTCGCGCAGGACTACGAGTGGCAGGACGGCGACAGCGGCGACGCGGTGCTCACGTTCAACCTCCGTGACGACGTCTCGTTCCACAACGGTGACGACCTCACCGCCGAACTAGTCAAGACAGAGACCGAGTTCTGGATGAACCCGGACAACAACTCGGCACAGTCCGACATTCTGTCTCCGATAACGCAGGTGAGCGTCGATAACGAGACAACGGTCAACTTCCACTTCAAGGATCGGTACGCACCAGCACCGATCTACTTCTCGCGGTACTACACTCTCGCCAACCCGTACGTGCGCGAGGAGCGGGGCCCGGGTAACTTCGCGGTCAATCCGAAAGGTGCTGGCACTGGGCCGTACGAACTGGCCGAGTACAATCAGGGGAGCAACATCCAGTTGCAGCGCTACGACGACTACCACGAGGACGACCTCCCGCACTTCGAGAGCGCCGAACTCAAGATTCTGCCCGAGCAGAGCACGCGGACGTCCCAACTCAAGAGCGGTGACGTCCACCTGGACAACTTCGTGTCGGTCCAGGACTGGCAGTCGTTCGAGGGGAGCCAGAACGTCGTGCAGAAGCGCCGGCCGTCCGTGCTGTACTCGTACACTGCGCTCAATCACAACGTGGAACCGCTCGGGGACAAGCGAGTTCGGAAAGCACTCCGGCGGGCGATCAACACCGAGAACTTCATCAGCGCGGTGTACGAGGGACAGGCCCAGACGATCAGCCTCCCGCACCTGCCGGGATCGTGGTGGCACTGGCCGGACCTCGACCAGCAGAACCGCTACGACCAGCAGAGCGCCCAACAGCTCCTCGAAGACGCCGGTTACGGCGACGGCTTCGAGTTCGAGATGTTCGTCCCGACTCAGTCGCCCTACGAGACGATGGGACAGGTGCTCAAGGCGATGTGGTCGGAGGTGGGTATCACCGCCAACCTCGAGAGCATCGAGTACTCGGCGATGTACGGCCGAATCGTCGAGAAGGACTACGTCTCCCATATCGGTGAGTTCAAGAACAACCCGGACCCCGACTACTACTTCTACTCGAACGGGGTCCCCGGCGGCAAGTGGAAGGCGATGACCAACACCTGGGAGAATCAGGAATACACCGACGCAGTCAAGGAAGCGCGGACGGTCACGGATCAAGAGGAACGGAAGGCGCTGTACGATACCGCCGCAGAGATCTGGGCCGACGAGATGCCCAACCTCCTGTACACGGTGGCAGACAACCTCGCCGTCCACCGGTCCGAGCTGCAGGACTACTGGATCTCCAACGACACCCTCTCCCGTGAATCGCTCCGGCAGGTCTCCTGGCAGAGCTAA
- a CDS encoding NADPH:quinone reductase (KEGG: nph:NP4816A NADPH:quinone reductase 1~PFAM: Alcohol dehydrogenase, zinc-binding; Alcohol dehydrogenase GroES-like), which yields MDAVVLDEYGSDPELRTVDEPELKPNEALISVEYCSLNNRDRVICSGQYGGISLPYVLGSDLAGRVIEVGEAVDQFDPGDRVVRYPLVSCGSCRHCRAGEVSTCEEFGVLDGGLAERAAVDEERLVALPNDVSLKDASCLPVAYLTAWRMLWTRGALRAGESALVIGGSGGVGVAAVQLASAMGATVTAVSSTPEYCDRLETLGATHAVNRHETDFADRAQELTDGRGVDLTIDHVGEATIPDSIAATANGGRVVLCGRTTGQLPQVDIHELFHRQLDLRGSTLGTPTEFCDLVMFLDEQTISPPVDRTIPLMDVVNGFEVLREGEAFGKILVAP from the coding sequence ATGGACGCAGTTGTCCTCGACGAGTACGGGAGCGATCCGGAGCTACGAACGGTCGACGAGCCGGAACTAAAACCAAACGAGGCACTGATCTCAGTTGAGTACTGTTCGCTGAACAATCGTGACCGGGTGATCTGCTCGGGTCAGTATGGCGGCATCTCGTTACCATACGTGCTCGGCTCGGACCTCGCCGGTCGGGTCATAGAGGTGGGTGAAGCTGTCGACCAGTTCGACCCCGGCGATCGGGTCGTTCGGTATCCGCTTGTGAGCTGTGGCTCCTGCCGTCACTGCCGCGCGGGCGAGGTTAGCACCTGCGAAGAGTTCGGCGTTCTCGATGGCGGTCTAGCCGAGCGCGCTGCGGTGGACGAGGAACGACTTGTCGCGCTGCCTAACGACGTTTCGCTCAAGGACGCATCCTGCCTCCCCGTGGCATACTTGACGGCGTGGCGGATGCTCTGGACGCGCGGCGCGCTTCGCGCAGGCGAGTCCGCCCTCGTCATTGGCGGGAGCGGCGGCGTGGGGGTCGCGGCTGTCCAACTAGCGAGCGCGATGGGTGCGACCGTAACCGCGGTGTCCAGCACGCCGGAGTACTGCGACCGGCTCGAAACGCTCGGCGCGACCCACGCGGTGAACCGGCACGAAACCGACTTCGCCGACAGGGCGCAGGAGCTGACGGACGGGCGTGGTGTCGACCTCACCATCGACCACGTCGGTGAGGCGACGATACCGGACAGCATCGCCGCGACGGCCAACGGCGGTCGGGTCGTCCTCTGCGGCCGAACGACCGGCCAGCTCCCACAGGTAGACATCCACGAGCTATTTCACCGACAGCTCGACCTCCGCGGATCGACACTCGGGACGCCGACCGAGTTCTGCGACCTCGTGATGTTCCTCGACGAGCAGACAATCTCGCCGCCGGTCGACCGAACGATCCCGCTCATGGACGTCGTCAACGGCTTCGAGGTGCTGCGCGAGGGTGAAGCATTCGGTAAGATTCTGGTAGCCCCCTGA
- a CDS encoding Acetolactate synthase (KEGG: rca:Rcas_2188 thiamine pyrophosphate protein central region~PFAM: Thiamine pyrophosphate enzyme, C-terminal TPP-binding; Thiamine pyrophosphate enzyme, central region; Thiamine pyrophosphate enzyme, N-terminal TPP binding region) produces MTDSMIDGGMAVARVIDDAAVDTVFTLTGGHISPVLEGCDELGIDVIATRHEATAGFMAAAHGVLNREPGVCLVTAGPGHTNAYSAFTQAHEAGYPLVSLSGQYELEAEGRGALQEVDQVAMVDEISKWARQADTQDKLVDHTREALRRAVTPPSGHAHVSLPRDVLSGRDAPDAFPDPSTDTLAPIPQQGDDAAVSAAVDTLAEASRPVLFVGGGAWFADAGEQLRSFVERTGIPVFTHEESRGLIPDSHDLCFGSPIFKLNGAARRLQEADCVVLLDVDLDWRMDYGEPPMIPSPDDATIVQIDDTPEKIGEKAPADIGIVADARSALEGFEAAASERSWSRPTEWVETLTAASEEFAAEQADDLESDETPIHPGRLSADLAEVIDDETRVVFDGGNIGKWGKLAIPAEKPGRWLRLKGPFACIGYGLPTALGAKVAEPDDDVVLLTGDGSFGYHVMEIETAVRYDLPVTCVVANNSAWGSVGGGEAPTGTVLPETEFHELAEDLGGRGEVVTDPDEVKPAIGRAMASGEPAVVNVRTSNPYAPVDYPKTLKGY; encoded by the coding sequence ATGACTGATAGCATGATAGATGGTGGCATGGCCGTCGCGCGCGTCATCGACGACGCTGCGGTCGACACCGTCTTCACACTCACTGGCGGGCACATTTCGCCGGTACTGGAAGGCTGCGACGAACTGGGCATCGACGTAATTGCGACGCGACACGAGGCAACCGCCGGGTTCATGGCGGCTGCGCACGGCGTCCTGAACCGGGAACCCGGCGTCTGCCTGGTGACTGCAGGCCCTGGACACACCAACGCGTACAGCGCGTTCACGCAGGCCCACGAAGCGGGATATCCGCTCGTCTCGCTTAGCGGCCAATACGAACTGGAGGCCGAGGGCCGGGGTGCGCTCCAGGAGGTAGATCAGGTGGCGATGGTCGACGAGATCTCGAAGTGGGCTCGACAGGCCGACACGCAAGACAAACTCGTCGATCACACCCGGGAGGCGCTCCGTCGCGCCGTGACGCCTCCGAGCGGCCACGCGCACGTCAGTCTCCCGAGGGACGTCCTCTCCGGACGAGACGCGCCGGATGCGTTTCCAGACCCGAGTACCGATACCCTCGCCCCGATCCCACAGCAAGGAGACGACGCGGCGGTCTCCGCGGCAGTCGACACGCTTGCCGAAGCGTCCCGTCCGGTGCTGTTCGTGGGCGGCGGCGCGTGGTTCGCGGACGCTGGCGAACAGCTCCGTTCGTTCGTGGAGCGAACTGGGATTCCGGTGTTCACCCACGAGGAGTCTCGAGGTCTGATTCCAGACTCGCACGACCTCTGTTTCGGATCGCCAATCTTCAAACTGAACGGTGCGGCGCGGCGACTGCAAGAGGCTGACTGCGTCGTCCTCCTCGACGTCGATCTCGATTGGCGGATGGACTACGGCGAACCGCCGATGATCCCGAGCCCGGACGACGCGACTATCGTCCAAATAGACGATACGCCGGAGAAGATCGGCGAGAAGGCCCCGGCCGACATCGGTATCGTAGCCGACGCGCGGTCGGCTCTTGAAGGGTTCGAGGCGGCGGCGAGCGAACGCTCCTGGTCTCGGCCAACCGAGTGGGTGGAGACCCTGACCGCAGCGTCCGAGGAATTCGCCGCCGAACAGGCCGACGACCTCGAATCAGACGAGACACCCATCCATCCGGGCAGGCTCTCGGCCGACCTCGCCGAGGTAATCGACGACGAGACGCGGGTCGTCTTCGACGGCGGGAACATCGGAAAGTGGGGGAAGCTGGCGATTCCGGCGGAGAAACCGGGCCGGTGGCTTCGACTCAAGGGGCCCTTCGCCTGCATCGGGTACGGACTCCCGACGGCGCTCGGTGCTAAGGTGGCCGAGCCGGACGACGACGTGGTTCTGCTTACCGGCGACGGTTCGTTCGGTTACCACGTGATGGAGATAGAGACCGCGGTGCGGTACGACCTACCGGTGACCTGCGTGGTCGCCAACAACAGTGCGTGGGGTTCGGTCGGCGGTGGCGAAGCGCCGACCGGCACGGTTCTCCCCGAGACCGAGTTCCACGAACTGGCCGAGGATCTCGGTGGACGCGGCGAGGTCGTAACCGACCCTGACGAGGTGAAACCTGCTATCGGGCGCGCGATGGCAAGCGGCGAACCCGCCGTTGTGAACGTTCGGACATCGAACCCGTACGCGCCGGTTGATTATCCAAAGACACTGAAAGGCTACTGA
- a CDS encoding Rieske (2Fe-2S) iron-sulfur domain-containing protein (PFAM: Rieske [2Fe-2S] iron-sulphur domain~KEGG: nmg:Nmag_2249 Rieske (2Fe-2S) iron-sulfur domain protein), whose protein sequence is MTVNEKQTDEGGSEELTRVASTDDVGVGERRLVEVGGREIAVFNVNGEYHALANYCVHQGGPICEGKVSGAVLEEDGELIWDREDEFVSCPWHGWEFEIESGEHITNKKYRLPQYEVVVRDGTIYLDL, encoded by the coding sequence ATGACCGTTAATGAGAAGCAGACCGACGAGGGCGGGTCGGAGGAGCTGACCCGCGTTGCGTCGACCGACGATGTGGGGGTCGGGGAGCGGCGGCTCGTTGAGGTCGGCGGACGTGAGATCGCCGTGTTCAACGTGAACGGCGAATACCACGCGCTGGCGAACTACTGCGTCCATCAGGGCGGACCCATCTGCGAGGGAAAAGTCTCGGGCGCAGTGCTCGAAGAGGACGGCGAGTTGATTTGGGATCGCGAGGACGAGTTCGTGAGCTGTCCATGGCACGGCTGGGAGTTCGAGATCGAGAGCGGCGAACACATCACGAACAAAAAGTATCGGCTGCCACAATACGAGGTGGTCGTCCGCGACGGGACTATTTATCTCGATCTCTGA
- a CDS encoding amidohydrolase 2 (PFAM: Amidohydrolase 2~KEGG: nmg:Nmag_2250 amidohydrolase 2) → MATSTKPASVSELDVVVDSDAHVTEFQSDFLPYLEDPFASMLNTEGDDWGYLSSFYPTVGYFTPMDMGKAKVANVRSPEDVQEGMDMLDTTHTVLTPTLNLYLGMVHHDELAVALARAYNEWLLDTHVDPSEGRYGAAIVAAQDPVAAAVEIDDRADEKGIAAILIPSSGVNPPLGDRRYDPIYEAAEDNGLPLMMHAGSSGMIKSFPTKLEGTKRWLSAHVPYHAMEAMMHLSTMLTQGVPVRYPDLDFVQQEAGLGWIPYFMHRFDAEYMGKRHDAPLLEKAPSEYIRDQFYFTSQPVEGSSNPTYVQQTVRMFEGENCLMFSSDYPHNDFDSSDELFNLLRSEFDADELANIYGQTAQEVFDF, encoded by the coding sequence ATGGCGACAAGCACCAAGCCAGCGTCAGTGTCGGAACTAGACGTCGTAGTAGACAGTGACGCTCACGTCACGGAGTTCCAATCAGACTTCCTGCCGTACCTCGAGGACCCGTTCGCCAGCATGCTGAACACGGAAGGAGACGATTGGGGGTACCTGAGTAGTTTCTACCCCACCGTCGGATACTTCACGCCGATGGACATGGGGAAGGCGAAAGTCGCGAACGTTCGCTCCCCGGAAGACGTTCAAGAGGGGATGGACATGCTGGACACGACACACACTGTCCTAACGCCCACACTCAACCTGTACCTCGGGATGGTCCATCACGACGAACTCGCGGTCGCGCTGGCTCGCGCCTACAACGAGTGGCTCTTAGACACCCACGTCGACCCGTCTGAGGGCCGTTACGGTGCGGCCATCGTCGCTGCACAGGATCCGGTGGCGGCCGCCGTGGAGATAGACGACCGCGCCGACGAGAAGGGTATTGCGGCGATACTCATCCCCAGCAGCGGCGTCAACCCGCCGCTCGGGGACCGCCGGTACGATCCGATCTACGAGGCCGCCGAGGACAACGGGTTGCCGCTGATGATGCACGCGGGATCGTCGGGTATGATCAAGAGCTTCCCGACGAAGCTCGAGGGGACCAAACGCTGGCTGAGCGCCCACGTCCCGTACCACGCGATGGAGGCGATGATGCATCTCTCGACGATGCTCACACAGGGTGTCCCCGTGCGTTACCCCGACCTCGACTTCGTCCAACAAGAAGCAGGGCTCGGATGGATTCCCTACTTCATGCACCGGTTCGACGCCGAGTACATGGGCAAGCGTCACGACGCCCCGCTACTCGAGAAGGCACCGAGCGAGTACATCCGCGACCAGTTCTACTTCACGAGCCAGCCGGTCGAAGGATCGAGCAACCCCACCTACGTCCAGCAGACCGTCCGGATGTTCGAGGGCGAGAACTGCCTGATGTTCTCCTCGGACTACCCCCACAACGACTTCGACAGCTCCGACGAACTGTTCAACCTGCTGCGCTCGGAGTTCGATGCCGACGAACTGGCGAACATCTACGGGCAGACCGCTCAAGAGGTATTCGACTTCTAA